A region from the Aquila chrysaetos chrysaetos chromosome 15, bAquChr1.4, whole genome shotgun sequence genome encodes:
- the LOC121233836 gene encoding formin-2-like translates to MKTSPPAFHLHPSSIPPAFHLHPSSIPPAFHLHPSSIPPAFHLHPSSIPPASPLQPACIPPQAHLHSTSIPPQSHLHSTSIPPQAHLHSTSIPPQAHLHSTSILPQSHLHSTSIPPQSHLHSTSILPQSHLHSTSIPPQAHLHSTSIPPQAHLHSTSIPPQSHLHPPSSLPASLLNPTCIPPPSLLNPTCIPPSSLLNPTCIQPASFLNPTCIPPPSLLNPTCIPPPSLLNPTRILRAACLLPSSSLPAPLLNPTCIPSSPLLNPTCITSPSLLNATHILLLSPILPPSHLTFLLQPACIPPLSCFHPTSILTASHLQPASILPASLLRPISIPCPSHLRRASNL, encoded by the exons atGAAAACAAg CCCACCTGCATTccacctccatccctcctcAATCCCACCTGCATTccacctccatccctcctcAATCCCACCTGCATTccacctccatccctcctcAATCCCACCTGCATTCCACCTCCATCCTTCCTCAATCCCACCTGCATCccccctccagcctgcctgcatccctcctcAAGCCCACCTGCATTccacctccatccctcctcAATCCCACCTGCATTccacctccatccctcctcAAGCCCACCTGCATTccacctccatccctcctcAAGCCCACCTGCATTCCACCTCCATCCTTCCTCAATCCCACCTGCATTccacctccatccctcctcAATCCCACCTGCATTCCACCTCCATCCTTCCTCAATCCCACCTGCATTccacctccatccctcctcAAGCCCACCTGCATTccacctccatccctcctcAAGCCCACCTGCATTccacctccatccctcctcAATCCCACCTGCATCccccctccagcctgcctgcatccctcctcAATCCCACCTGCATTccacctccatccctcctcAATCCCACCTGCATTCCACCTTCATCCCTCCTCAATCCCACCTGCATCCAGCCTGCATCCTTCCTCAATCCCACCTGCATTccacctccatccctcctcAATCCCACCTGCATCccacctccatccctcctcAATCCCACCCGCATCCTGCgtgcagcctgcctgctcccctcctccagcctgcctgcacccctccTCAATCCCACCTGCATTCCATCTTCACCCCTCCTCAATCCCACCTGCATTACATCCCCATCGCTCCTTAATGCCACCCACATCTtgcttctctcccccatcctgcctCCATCCCACCTAACTTTCCTCCTCCAACCTGCTTGCATCCCACCACTATCCTGTTTCCATCCCACCTCCATCCTGACTGCTTCCCACCTCCAGCCAGCTTCCATCCTGCCCGCTTCTCTCCTGCGTCCTATCTCCATCCCCTGCCCGTCCCACCTCCGTCGCGCCAGCAACCTTTGA